ATCGAATGGCAATGGATGTGGTCGTAACCGGAATGGGATTCAGTTCTGCGCTGGGGAATTTGCAGGAAACTTGGGCTGCGATCGCGGCAGGGCGATCGGGCATTCAGCAGCGACAACCCTTCCGGGCGTTACCGCCGTTGCCGTTAGCTATGATTGCGGAACAACCGGCGACCCTACGATCGCTGACTCTGCCAATTTTGCAGGATGCGTTGGACGATGCCGGGTTAACTGCGCCGTTGCTGGATTGTGGGGTGGTGATTGGATCAAGCCGGGGCAATCAAGCACTCTGGGAGCAACGGCTCATCTCCGATGGATCGGATCAACAGGCTGATCAAGATCCGATGGACGACTGGATCAACCTTTTGCCCAATGCTGCTGCCGTTCAAGTTGCTCGATCGATCCAAACTCGGGCGATCGTGTCTGCGCCAACGGCAGCCTGTGCGACGGGAACTTGGGCGATCGCGCAGGGGGCGGAATTAATCCGCACGGGGCAATGCCAACGGGTGATTGCGGGGGCCGTCGAAGCGCCGATTACGCCGTTGACGATCGCAGGCTTCAGCCGCATGGGGGCCTTGGCTAAGACTGGAGCCTATCCCTTCGATCGGGGGCG
This DNA window, taken from Alkalinema sp. FACHB-956, encodes the following:
- a CDS encoding beta-ketoacyl-ACP synthase, producing MAMDVVVTGMGFSSALGNLQETWAAIAAGRSGIQQRQPFRALPPLPLAMIAEQPATLRSLTLPILQDALDDAGLTAPLLDCGVVIGSSRGNQALWEQRLISDGSDQQADQDPMDDWINLLPNAAAVQVARSIQTRAIVSAPTAACATGTWAIAQGAELIRTGQCQRVIAGAVEAPITPLTIAGFSRMGALAKTGAYPFDRGREGFVLGEGGALLVLESWELARSRRAKIYGTILQAGLTADAYHLSAPNPEIHTAVKAVKLCCDRSGLAYDKIDFIHAHGTATALNDRTEANILHHLGWQAVPISSTKGATGHTLGASGAIGVAMGLMALQQQAMPPCVGLHEPDFALNLVRPGQTTVAPNKRIATVLCFSFGFGGQNAVIALNHAAAR